The sequence GCGTCGGTGAGGGACTGCTGCCGGTCGCGGCGTTCGATGTGGGCGGCGCGTTCGGTGTCCTCGAGGCCGCGGATCTCGCTCCAGGCGACGAAGGCGAGGTCCTGGCGGCGGGCGTGGAAGAGGACGAGGCACTCCACGTGGGCGGCGAGCCGGTCGACGGGCGCCGCGTCGGGGTCGTCGGCGGCGAGGCTGCGCCACCACAGGTCCTCCATGGCGTGGCGCAGGCAGGCGACGAGGAGGTCCTGCTTTCTGCGGTGGTGGTGGTAGAGCCCGGCGACGGAGAGGCCGGCGGCGGCGGCGAGCTCGCGGATCGAGGTGCCGTGGTAGCCCTGCTGCACGAAGCAGTCGAGCGCTGCGCGCAACGTGGCGGGCAGGTCGTCGCGGTCGTGGGCGCGCCAGTCCCGCGGCTCGTCCTCGGTGTCGGTCACCGTCGTGCTCCC comes from Nocardioides panacisoli and encodes:
- a CDS encoding TetR/AcrR family transcriptional regulator, translating into MTDTEDEPRDWRAHDRDDLPATLRAALDCFVQQGYHGTSIRELAAAAGLSVAGLYHHHRRKQDLLVACLRHAMEDLWWRSLAADDPDAAPVDRLAAHVECLVLFHARRQDLAFVAWSEIRGLEDTERAAHIERRDRQQSLTDAIVTAGCESGDFALDHPEDTARALVTMCTGVAQWYRPSGGLTPEDVADRYVAMALDLVRARGVRSA